GGAATAACCAATAACATTGCGTGGATTGGAATATGCAAATATGACTCAGTGCATTTTCTGTAATCTATACTGCAGAGGCATATGGCCCGTGTCCAACGCCCAGGCCTGTCTCAAAGCAGTCATCCTCAATACCAATCATTTCTACTGCATTCTGTTTTGTCCCACATCCACAAGGGTGGCTCTGGAGATTTTCAAGCGTGTAATAGTGGTCTGTTATGCATTATTTGCACAAACCCATAAAGTATGtagaacatgcaaaaaaaaaaaaatatatatatcaaaacaATACATTATGTCATCTTCTTTCCAAAAGTGGGTTATGTTGCTGAGGATAACAGACCTCACATCCAGGAACGCTTGTTTGTGTCCAGATGAGCCAAGTGTACGGACACGGTACTGTAAGCGTTACCGCACCTTCTGAGGGAAGAGCACCATGAGCAGGATATCAAAACCACCTAACTGTTACAGTCCTAAAGACTCAACTTACTCAACACCTTTAAATGCTTATTAATTCATATAGTTTTTAAACAACCCTTTGGACATAGCTCCAGTACGAGGCTAACAAGATATggagcccccccccccccccccaaaaaaaaagatggatgtTAAAAGGCACTGAATTCTTAATGAGGACCCAGAAGATTTAATAATTTGGTATGCAAAAATCCacatatgtttaaaataaataaataaataaaataaaaattatgaaaaaaaatgattaatattcaggagcaataaataaatataatacaaataaatgaataaattatttaattaattaataaaatcaaTATTCCATTATTAAGAATTCAAACAGTGCAATATTTTCCCCTCACCACTAACCTTAATTAaatagtaattaaataaaagtctttGAAGGTTATGTACATTAATCTACATATTCATGACTATTGCTATAAAAAgatttttgtaatttatttaattcttcaTGAAGTAAAAGTATATCCGTTGCTGCAAATGATAGAAAAAGGGAATTTGcatattaaattaaaagcaCATTCTAAATCATAATCATGTTTCCAGTcagagtttgtgtgttattgtttatttcctccaaattatttcagttttattccactttcTCGATAAAATAGCATATTGTTTAAGCTGAATTGTGTCCCATCCATTTCCGGCCTTGCATCCATTGTTCCTGGGAATCTAACCGAGATAAACTGTTTAATAAagataagtgaataaataatgaatgttaATATCAAGGATAAACCTTGAATTGCTTAATAGATCAAGGATTTTTATCAGTATGTAAACCCTAGATAGACACATCGCTcttgaatagaaaaaaaaatcaatttaaacTGTAACACTCATCATCTGACCCACACCCACTGAGGTCAGGAAGGCGGGAGTCACTGCGCTGAGCTGAAAGAGAACCAGAAAAGGGAAAGTAACGGGCGCATGGTGAGATGTAATGAGCCGGTGGAGTCTGGGCTGTCTGTAGTCTACAGTGACGGGTTGGGGGAGGTGAAGACAGTGATCTCAGGCTTttgaggaggaggtggtggttgCTATGGAGACCGCATCCAGACAGATGGTACGAGCCAGTCGTCTTAGTTAGCCACGTCAGCAGATTACACTCTGACACAGACTGGTCATTACTGCATATCAGTGATTTAAGGCTGAAGATGCATGAAACAGTAATAAAGAATATTTCTGCACTTTACCAAAACCGTTGTTGTTCTTTCTAGGAATAATCATTATTatctcatttattaattttgcTCATAGACTTAGAGTAGACATAGACAGGAGACATAGACATAGACAGGAGTGCAATACGGAATTTCCAATACAAAGTGCAACTTCCCTGGGAAATTCccattaaaatccatatttctGGTTCACCATGAAAACATCATATAAAAAAGTTATAGGTCATGCTTGGTGCATTCACAGGGAAATCATGCTGTTTGTAAGAAACCCAATAAAGACAAATCATACTTTTACTTAGACTAGCATATAACATACTTAAagccaaaaatgtaaaaatatgtggaaaaaatgtttatagctgGAATAGTAACTCTAAATTGGCCCTAGTTGTGAAGGACTGTATGAATAAGTCTATGTGTTTGAGATGCTCTGTATCCTTACcattaatgacaataaaaatcCAACTCACCCactctacaatacactacaatgtCAGTGCAGCTCATTCTCCAAAAGACTCATTCAGGTTCGTTTTCACAGAGAACGTTGCAGGAGATCATTTGTGCAATagctcacctgtgtgtgagctgataacacactcacactgcactacTACAACCATCAACTTCATTATATTCTAGACTCTCAAggttcttcatatttattatctactgTCAGTTTGCACAtttgaatctatctatctatctatctatctatctatctatctatctatctatctatctatctatctatctatctatctatctatctatctatctatctatctatctatctatctatctatctacatgtGTGAGCCATGTCACTATGGAATGCCAAATTTAAACCAAACTGAATGTCACCTTACTGGTGTCAGTTTTTCCTTTAACTTAAGTAAGATCTGAGATAAATGCCCATTACAAAATGACAccaattccatccatccatccattgtccatacccactttattcctaattagggtcacgggggtctgctggagcctatcccagcgcacatagacCAATTCCACAAGCCCATAAGTGTTTTGGTGCAATTAAAAACATATCACCGAAAGACagtgaagcacggtggtggcagcatcatcatcagtttTACAACTGCTTCTTTTCAGCCAGATGTGGGGCTTTTATCAGGGTGGAGGGAATCATGAATAGCTACAAATACCAGCTGATATTAATGTAAAACCGCTAGTAAGCTAAGGATGAAAACGAAGCAACAGAGGAACAACTTAACCAAAAGAATTTCAATGTTTTTGAATGACTGAGCCAAAGAACAAACCTGAACCCAGTTAAGAATATTTGTAGTGAGACCTGAAGCAGGTTGTGCCCTTACTACATGATGGATCTAGATCGTTTTTGCAAGAAAGATTGGTTAAAACTTATGCAACTAGGTTGTTGTTGATCCCTGATTGTTAAAACTTCTGAAATctttttgatttcttttatttacattaaaaaaaaaatttcaacaggggtgtgcaaatgttttctccattttaaataaaaaaaaattaaaaaaaattaaaaatagtaataataataatgatgaaattCACATAAATGTAACCATTCTGGAACAAACATTTAGTCTATTTAGATCTGGACTCAATGGAAACACTTGTACTAAAGGAAATTTTATAACAGGAACAGAAGACGTCTATGTTTGCATGGACAGTTTTAATGCTTGGCCtaggaaaagaaaatattttagtaaTAAATATCTATAATGCTCGTCCTGATGGATGTAGTCCCAGATTCCTACTTTCTACACATTTATATCAATAGAAAGACATGCTCGTGACTAATGTCGGACATTAGAAAAGGTTTCCCGTATAATACTACAGTGAAACATAAGAGCATGAGAATACAGTGCGACACTGAcataatgttaaatataaaactgcagGAAACACATCAAAATCAAACAGGTAAAGAAAACATCCTTGCTTCCTGTCTtcagtattacacacacatcctataaatatattacaaaacCTATTTAACCCCTTAAAATCTCTTCAGATTGTACACATATACtagtgtttcatttatttccacatcttttcttttattcatcttaGTTATGACCAGTATAATCAGTACTGTCCCAAATGAAATGTCCCAAAATGGACATGAAGTCTTCGCCATGGTCAGGAATCCAAAAGGTGTGTATTCACAGGTAACATTTTACATAACACCAGTGAGCATCATGTCTGAACACATTTTTCACGTTTCACCTTAACACATGACCCAGAGTATCAAGTAATAAGGAAAAGAAAGTGTATGTAAAAAGGCTGTTCAAGTTTATTACAAAAAGTCCAGAACATTATtaattttggggggaaaaatacTCTTAGGATTTTTCCACATGGGCTATTTTTACCTAGattgaagacacacacacacacataaacatgcacacatacacacactcacactgatggCAAACAGCACACTCTAAAGGAACATAAGCTGTATTGCAGCTTAGAGAAATGTCTCTGTAATTCATGTGGGCTGCATAGAACATTCAGTGAATAAATTCACAAGTCTCTGCCTTGAGGATGATGAGCAAGGAAGACGAGAAGGACACACATACTACATGTACATTACTAGTCCAATTCTACAGTTGTACAGTTAGTACATTGTGTATaagaaactatttttttttatttccctttgCTTTAATGGGGCATTATCCTTTGGGTATCACTTTTATATGATTCAGAACTGTTTTAATAATCCCATTGCAAGTCGAACATggaagaaaaacatttaaaatcctATTCGATGCTATAGACATAACCTCCTTTAATTTCATTCAAGAAAGCTAGGCATTAAACTATACCAAGAGCTATTTTGATGGACACagtattatccatccatccatccatcaatccaaccatccagccagccagccatccatccaaccatccagccagccatccatccatccatccatccatccatccatttatccaccatccatccattcattgcTTATTCTACAATGTTTACAGGGAGCCAGGATCCAACCCATCActggacacaatcacacacactcttacacagccAATTCACACACTATGATAAATATTAGAGATGCCAATCcaatgcatgtctttagactAAGGGAAGAACCCAGAGGACCTGGAGGAAACACCCtgaagcacggggagaacatgcaaactccacacacagaggGCAGAGGTGGGAATCGAACCTCTAACCCTAGAGGTGCGAGGCAAATGGAATAAAAGTGCAGCATCAAAAAGCACTGAAGCTGGAAATGTAAATTGTAGCCTGTACTGTATATGGCTCTTAGTATGTTGCTGTAGTTCATCAGCATTTAATGAACTATTTTAGAATGATCTAAAATTATAGCCCAAAtcagatatactgtatatcctgATCCTATTCATATCCTATTTATCCtagttatattttttttatcctaagtctgttatatttatattggaTAATTGtcagtaaataaaattatttcttaGATCATTTTTGAATTAGCAAAATGTACGGTCATGCAAAccctattatttatttattttttattcaatattatttagcaatccagtggcaggatcctgtaCTCCCACTGCTGTGGCCTGGGTTCAGTTCCCAGTCAGAGAACCAGCCCAGCCACTAATGTGTTAACTTTCAATGCTGGTCTCAAGCCCAGATACAAATGGGAGGGTTGTTTCAGGAAGGGCATCAGGTGTAtgccaaataaaaaaatgtgctgATCAGATGGTCTGCTGGTGCGACCGCAAACAGGGAGCAGACAAAGGACAACAATGTTTGTGATGTTGCCAAAGAAGTCTTTAAGGAACCTTTTCTGGAACCTTTTCCTACTTTTAAAGTGGTTTCACACAGAAATCTTAAGATTTCCATCTGAATAACTTCTAGATAAGTTGTTATTACATTAATAGGCAGATGATTTAACATTTATACCATGAATTCATAGAAACTGTTCTGGGCTTGTCTGTGGTTTAAGAGTTTAAGGACTTTTAAGGGTttggattgattgattgctgTGGACACACCTTTTTGTTCCAGTATATATAGCAATTGATTGTTCTCATTCTGGTCCCATTATCAATATTCGAACCTTGCTGAACTGCAGTTATCTCCTGCTGCCATGTGATCATTCAGAAGCACCTGCAATGGATGCAAATTTCTTCCTAAATTTATTTAGCCAAGCAAAAACTAGAAAGGTCTGCTCAGGAACAATGTACAGTTTTGCCATGTTACTTAAGAACTGTGCAATCTCAAAGTCCTGAATTAGTATACCAGAGATCAGTTTCTGGACTGCAtctggattaaaaacaaaactctaTCTACTACCTGTCTCAGTATCTGTAGGATGTCTGTTAGCTGTCCACACCACTAGACTCAGGTTCTCTGTTGCTCATTTTGCTCATTTCACCCAAACGTTTAAAAAAAGATATGAATCGAGAGGTCCTCTTAGCACTGTTGTTCTGTCCATTGACTGAAGAATTTTGCTGAGAGCTGGATAAGCTCTCGTCGGTCTCTTGCTGTACTTCTGCTGTGCTCACGTTCTCAGATTTGCCCTCCGGAGTGCTGGATACCACTTTATTGCCTTCACTATCACTTGGAGATAACACGTAGTTGTCCACTGATTTCATCCTACCAATATTCCCAAGAGACGGAATCTGATTTCCAGGGCTTTCGTTTTGCGGCTCACCGGGAACAAACTTATCCTCATCAGAATCGGTTCTGCTCAAATCCGCCGTAGgaagtgtgattgtgtgtcgACGCCCGAGACCGCCAGGAATCAAAGCTGGAATCGTTGGGTTTTTCAGAGGCTTGGTTGCATCCTCACCATTTGTAACAGTCAGCAGTTTTTCCTTATCCTCTGGAAAGACACGTCTTTGTGGAGAAGTGAGCGGGGAAATATATTCTACAGAAGACACGCTCCCACGGCTAGACTGGTAGCGGAGCACTCTTTGGGACACTTCCCTCATTGTCTGCACCTCTTTCTCAGTCGGAACTTCCTCGTCCTCACAAATTAGAGACGCATGGTCACGAGACTTTCTCCACAGTTGACTTTTCTTCTCTGCCTTTTTGTCGTCTGAATTCTCCTTACCGATGGAGGACTGGGACGTGTTCAGATTCCAGCTCTGCTTTTTGGAGTCTTTATTGAGCTGGATATTCTGTAGTGAGTTCTCAGTTCTCAGTTTGGCACCTCTTGGCGAGGGGGTTCTTGCTCTCCTGTTAGACCCGGGTACATTCAGGAACTGCTGGAGAACCGATTCCAGTGCTATCCCGTCCATGTCTCTATCCCGTGATGAACAGGTGGCTGTGGAGCGCCGTTTGGCAGCAGATTGCAGTCGCTCCTTCTGTTTCCGTTTAACCTCGGCCATCTCACGCTCTATGTTTTCCTGAGGAAGAAAATCAGACACAATTTTTAAATCTTAGATGAAAAGAAGATAAAAAGCTTTTCTGGCAATAAGCCCACTTTAAATTGAATCCAGACAAGCATACGGATTTGTACTGGAAGGAGGAATGTGGCGTTACCTGAAGGGCTCGAGTGAATCTTTCACAGAAGGAACAGAAGATGGAGCAGCACTCATCCAGTTTAAATTCACTTGGATCCTCACAAAAATACTCAGATACAGACTCGGTGACTGTATTGAGCGTCTGGAGGGAGGCTTGCGTTTCGGTGATTCTGGACTCGGCATGCTGAGAACGAACGCAAGAAACACGGCTAATTTGAATCTCCTTCCAAACTTAGACTACAATCCAAATTGGCAAACTTGTTGTTGATGCTTTCGCTTGAAATCAGGCTGTTTGCCATTATAAAGTGTTAAAAGGGCACATGACCTTTACTGTATCCATTTAGCTAGCTCTCCAATTGTTTACACTATTGTAAAAAATTCATAACAATTCCCACAACTGAAGTCGTGTAAACAGATAGGCGGGATTAGTATTTGCATATTTTCATAACTTCACGTCCACACCATTGTTCATTCAAACTtgtacaaacattttatttgataagGCGATGCGATCACAAGGAACCTTTTTCTGGTAACTATGACAACCAGCCTCTACTTTTAGCCATATCCAAACCGTATActaaaatatcatgttttagTTACCCTGGTTaaattgtttctgtgtgtgtaagctAGCTAACACTTGCTTCAGTCACACAATAACATACACCAAAGCAAGACTAAGTAAACTCACCAAAAAGAAGTCTTGCATCTGTTTGGCCAGGTCAGCTTGTTTATCAGTGCCTTTCTTCGCCTCCTGGACTTCGATCACTTTTCTTTGGAATTCTGATTCAATTTCCTGCTTGTGGATCCTGCAGTGGGATAAACAATTATCTCTTAGTGATATAACACTCCACGATGGAAGACTACATCAGATGTGATAAGTGCATTTGCATAAAGTTTGTGCTTGACCCAGAGAAACTGTCTGAGGCCTCAATCAAAACAGTCCAGAAAAGGAACAAGAgaaacagcaacagcaacatggtacacaaaaaataaatgcgTTACACATTTTTACCACCTTATTATCATATCTTCTCACAGAAAACGTCTTCTTTAATACCAACAGCTATGTTTTATCCTGTTTAAATTGTAATCGATGAAACAATAAGGacaagtgcattaatagaaACTTGTGATTTGTAGCCAGAACTATTGCTGATAaattaatagaaaattaataaacagcttctgaccaatcagaattgagaactTAAGGAGAATGAAATAGATACGATTTTCGTACTTCAATTAAAGCTTCTGTATCTCTTCATTTTTCACCGTGAGaaacaaataaactataaataagacacttacaataagacACTTTCTACCCATCTTTTAtaaaggtgccaataattctggatcTGACCATATTTCAAAAGGTAAAGAGAGCATGTTTGGTGGATTTTGTACCTTGCGGCATCTGCAATGTGTACGAGTTGTTCTGGGAAGTTCAGCAGAGCAGAGTCACTCTTTTGAGCTTGCTGTGAGTGAAATGGAAAGACGTTGTAAGGGAGAAGCTATAACTATAAAACTTTGGTGAACAtccctctggaaaaaaaagtgaaatgtttgttttaccATCACAACATAGTGCATGAGGTTCATTCCTGGTTTGTTGGCTTTGGTGTCAACAAGTTTCAGCAGAGAGGTCATGCGGAATCCCACAGCACTGCCAGCGTAGCCATCCTGACAACAAGGTACATGATAATACTCTAAATCACCAGCACATGAATACTCTTTTTATTTTACCAGTATTCGGATATTGGCATTCCGTTCTGGCAGAAATCTTCCTatcacacatttttaatcagtataaacggatgaattattattttctgactagaaatctgatataaaaatgAGTGAGGACTCATAGggtaaccttacacagaatgttaCTGGTTCAAGATacacaccttcaaattttacaTGCTTATGAACAGGCACTTacggcatctcagagagcagaaattggAACATTTCTAATGTTTCTATTATATATTCTTAAAggtctgagtgtctactttcatatgagcttcatattaaccaccaccgtggagtggaacatgacaaagacattcgaTGAATAActtggacacaacaaaacaggaggaaattccaTTGATATTCCATTCCACATTATATTACAGATCTCCTAAGCCTTTATACTTAAgcctttatactttatacttaagGTCCAAAAATCAATTGCTATGGGTTACCCCTGGGTCAAATTCAACTCAATTTAatttgtatagcatttttaacaatggacattcaAGCAGTTTTTCAGGattatataaattcaggatgtaATATACAGATTATATTTAGGTTTATTTAAGGAAAGGTCAAAGAGTGATCAGGCATCTGCTCCTTTCTTATGGAATAATCTCTGCTTGACTCAATCAGAGGAGATTTTCCTGTCTCTTGCTCTGCATGTGAGCTCTCATGAGCGTTTATAAAGGCTTATGTCCAGAGTCATACTTTCCTATATGACACATTAACGCATTTCACCTGCATTATGAAGAAATTATAACCTGACACATATCTGCCATATACAGTacttataatgctttataaacTGTTATTATGTATTTATGAGCACTTGTTCAGGCTTATGTCAGGTATTATAACATATTGTCTATGCTATGTGATGTTTTTAGGATGCCTTATGTCTCCTGACATTGTGAAGTCATGTGTTCATGTATTATAAAGTGTAGATACTAATAGCTCTTATGCAGGCTAATGCCAGGCATTATGAAGTACTATGAATGCCATATGACCTGACATACTGCAGAATGCATTTTGAAGAttattatcttatcttattaatatatatatcttgtcttattaatatatattatcttATATTAATGGattcataaataataaagtgtgCTTTATAAAATTTCATGAATGTAACAATAAAAGTGAGCTACTGAGCTAATGAGCATTCCAAAGGTGTCATATAGCATTCATGATGCCTTATAATACCTGGAATAGGCTTATGCCAGGTATTATAAGACTTCATGAATGCTATATGACACCTGTGGAATCATCATTAGCTCATTCTGGAATGCTGATTAAAATAGGCTTATTCCAGGTGTTATAAGACTTCATGAATGCTATTTACTTTATACTTTTTTGTATTTGAATTGAGGAAGCCTTGAGTAGTGGAGATATGAGATCTGATATTAATTGCactttgtatatatgtttttgtTGAAATGAATATCATCGCTAtcatgtgtacgtgtgtttgtgttacaagTTTTCAATTTCCGAATTGCAAAAcactttgtttttaaaagtgctATCAGTAAATATACTTGATTTGAGAGTTGAGTATAAAGGAGGCATTGTTCTGAACTAATCTGATTTTCTTTTatacaaatccaaaaataataAGCTCTCACA
The window above is part of the Hemibagrus wyckioides isolate EC202008001 linkage group LG17, SWU_Hwy_1.0, whole genome shotgun sequence genome. Proteins encoded here:
- the fhdc4 gene encoding FH2 domain-containing protein 1 is translated as MAEPPPPPAPPPPPPPPPPPPPPPGPPGGGKLISRGSRAGSKMRNFNWEAIPQDTVLGKHNIWTAEKKKEYELDTQRMEELFSRSDQRDGQVQASKRRSIRGMPNNTQGSEMVSILGSKKNMNISIFLKQFKRSIKELTDDIHNGKSEFFGSGKLQELLKLMPESGEVKKLLAFKGDYSALSEADQFMVQLVQLPCYEERLKCLVLKEEFPQFMDEVNHSITTMTAAGNELLDCVDLHSVIHLVLKTGNYMNADGYAGSAVGFRMTSLLKLVDTKANKPGMNLMHYVVMQAQKSDSALLNFPEQLVHIADAARIHKQEIESEFQRKVIEVQEAKKGTDKQADLAKQMQDFFLHAESRITETQASLQTLNTVTESVSEYFCEDPSEFKLDECCSIFCSFCERFTRALQENIEREMAEVKRKQKERLQSAAKRRSTATCSSRDRDMDGIALESVLQQFLNVPGSNRRARTPSPRGAKLRTENSLQNIQLNKDSKKQSWNLNTSQSSIGKENSDDKKAEKKSQLWRKSRDHASLICEDEEVPTEKEVQTMREVSQRVLRYQSSRGSVSSVEYISPLTSPQRRVFPEDKEKLLTVTNGEDATKPLKNPTIPALIPGGLGRRHTITLPTADLSRTDSDEDKFVPGEPQNESPGNQIPSLGNIGRMKSVDNYVLSPSDSEGNKVVSSTPEGKSENVSTAEVQQETDESLSSSQQNSSVNGQNNSAKRTSRFISFFKRLGEMSKMSNREPESSGVDS